TACGACGGTGGCTTGAATCCGCATTTTTCGCCTGGTGGGTTCGCTTTGCAAATAGAATCGATTAAGGCTTATGGCGGTGCAAGTTTACCGCAGTTTGTAACTATAAGTTCTGCGGGTGTAACTCGTCCCGGTCGTCCTGGAATTAATTTAGAAGAAGAACCGCCAGCAGTAAGAATGAACGACCAATTGGGGGGAATTTTAACTTGGAAGTTGCGGGGTGAGGATGCTGTGCGCGAAAGTGGACTGCATTACACGATTATTAGACCTTGTGCGCTGACTGAGGAAGCTGGCGGGAAGGCGTTAATATTCGAGCAAGGTGATAATATACGAGGAAAAGTAAGTAGGGAAGATATTGCCGAGTTGTGCGTGCAAGTGTTGGAACAACCCAAGGCTTGTAATTTAACTTTTGAGGTGAAAGAAGGCGACGGTGCTGGTGCAGATTTGGAGAATTTGTTGCTAGGTTTGCAACGCGATCGCGCCTAATATCTCGTTCCCAGGTAGAACCTGGGAATGCCTTCTGGAGGTTCCCGCCTCCAGTCAAAAAAGAGGCGGAGCCTCTAGATCTGCGTTCCCAGGTTCTACCTGGGAACGAGAAAATAAAGATTACAAAATACCCTCAAATGGCCCTAAAAAAGTTGGTTTGGGACGGGCAATTTTAACCTCCCACAGCGCTTTTACAGTTGCTAGCATTTCGCGCATTGTATATTTTCGCATCACCTCTTCTCCATACCACTCCCAATCGGGTGTACCCAAGCCAACTGAGTTTACACCTAACTGATTGCAAGTATAAACAGCGCGTGGCAAATGAAATTTCTGGGTAATTAAAACCGCTTGACCTACGCCAAAAATTTCTTTAGCGCGATAGCAACTTTCGTAGGTGCTGAAACCAGCGTAGTCGAGGGTAATATCTTGAACAGGAACGCCGCGATCGCTCGCATACTTTTGCATCACAGCAACTTCGTTATAGTCGATGCGGCTGTTGTCGCCAGTCATCAAAAGTTTACTGACGCGACCTTGGTTGTATAAATCGACTGCTCCTTGCACGCGGTCGGCTAACATTGGTGTAGGTCTACCGTCTGGCAATATCCCCGCGCCAAAGACAATAGCAACGCGCTCAGTTGGGACATTTTCCGGGTTAGTATAGCGATCGCGCGAAGTCGCTGCACTCATATAGTAATTGGCCGCCAGTGGCGTTAGCGCAGTCCCCAACAGCAGCAATAGCAAAGTGATACGCCAGTTAGATAAAATCCATCTCCTCACGAGCAATTCACTATCCTCCCTTGGTAATAATTATGTTGTAGTTAACTACGCTGGCAAGCGTCCACCCTACGGATTAATGTCAGATATTAACCGCAGATAAACGCAGATAATTATTAGACTCATCTGCTCCTCGCGGCGTTCATCTGCGGTAAAAAAAAAGCCCCCCAGCTTGTTGGCGGGAGGCGTTCCAGGGTGCATCTACTAATCCTTTTATTCCAGCAGATACATATCCTCATCCGGAGAATATTTAATTAAAAAACAAAAAGCCCCCCAGCTTGTTGGCGGGAGGCGTTCCAGGGTGCATCTACTAATCCTTTTATTCCAGCAGATACATATCCTCATCCGGAAAAGATTTAATTAAAAAACAAAAAGCCCCCCAGCTTGTTGGCGGGAGGCGTTCCAGGGTGCATCTACTAATCCTTTTATTCCAGCAGATATATATCCTTATCCGGAAAAGATTTAATTAAAAAACAAAAAGCCCCCCAGCTTGTTGGCGGGAGGCGTTCCAGGGTGCATCTACTAATCCTTTTATTCCAGCAGATATATATCCTCATCCGGAAAGTCTGAAATTAATTCGCTAATTTTTTGCGTGTTGGCATAAATTTCTTTGCGCTCAAATTCCGGACACAATCCGTGCGGATCTACTTTTAGCTCGTACAACGGACTTTCTTCGCCTTGACACTTGCCGTAAACAAAATACTCGCAGGCGGCGCAACAATCTGCACCGGAAGCGATCGCCTCTTCTATCGCTATATACTTTTGCGAGAAGGGACTCAGCTTGAGATGAAATCCGTCCCACTTGGCTCTGAGTATGCCGTTGCTAGCCAATAACTCCCATCGCGGATCTGATTCCACCACCTCAGCCGGAATTCTCAACCATGCTCCCTCTACTTCAGCTTCTATACCCACCTCGAACTCAGCAGGCAGAGAAATTTCGGCAACTCTTGTTTTGCTAATGTGTTCTGGCACATTCCCGAAGTCAATTGCCTCCCCAACCGAGGGGATGTGGACGTAGTATTTCTTTTGCAAGTCACCCGAACGCGCCAGTTCGTGCAAGGCGTCTGTTGAGCCGTGAATTAATATCAGGTGTTTGGGATTAACTCGATGAATGACTTGTGTTAAACCAACTTTATCTGCATGAGCGCTAAGATTAAATCGCCGTACTTGAGCGCGGACACTTATCTCTTTGCCATCTAATTCAACAGTGTCGCCAGTTTTGAGATTTTGCAGCAATCTACCGGGACTTTCTTCATCTGTATAGCCAGAAATGAAGATGGCGGCGTTTTCTCGTCCTAGCAACGCACTAGCATAATATACAGATGGCCCTCCGGTGAGCATTCCGGAACTGGCGATAATTACGCTGGGTTTTGCCATCGCCAGAGGGCGTTCTCTGGGTGAGCCTATGGGGGTGACTGGTGTTGTGGATTTTTCATCAAAGAATGGTTCGCGATCGCTTTGTTGGACAAAGTTGCGGACGCTGCTAGGTAACAGTTCTAAATTATCGGAAAATACATCTGTAACTGCTCTAACTAAGCCATCGACAAATACGGGAATTTTTAATTTGTGGAAGATGGCGCTAGTGCGAATTGCGAGTAAGATTTCTTGAGCGCGACCGAGTGCAAAAGCTGGAATTAAAACGTTACCGCCTTTGCCAATAACTTCGGCGATCGCGTTCATCAATGCTGTTTCTTGATTCTTCCGCGCTGGATGCGTATCCGAACCATAGGTAGACTCGGTAATCAACATATCGGCTTCTGGAAGATCTGCCAGTCGCAATCCTTCAGTAGTGCGCGAGGAAGCGGTGTTGTAGTCGCCAGTATAGAGGAGCGATCGCTCTCCATATCTTAAATATATGCACGCCGCACCAACAATATGACCAGCATTAATAAATCTAACTTGTAAACCGGGAAGCGGTTCAAAGTCCTTTCCCACTGGTTGTGTTTCCAAGCGAAACAAGGTGCTGGACAAATCATCTTCATCAAACAATTCCGGCGAATCTTCGTTGCGTTGCTGCACTTTCAAACAGTCTTGCAACATGACGTGAGCAATTTCCCTAGTCCCCGGAGTACAAATCATCCGCACGTGGGGATAACGACTGTGAAATACTGGAACTGCGCCTAAATGATCTTGGTGAGCGTGAGAGATCAGCAACAGATTAGGACGGTTTAGGTGGTCGAGTGCTGGTAAAGGATCGTAGCCTTTGGGACGAGTACCGCAATCCAATACTATTTCATAAGGGCCGATTAAAATTTGAAAGCAAGAAGCGCCGATTCCTCTAGCGGCTCCCAACGGTTTAACTATTAATCTTGTGTTTTGAATTTGGGATGTTGCATTATTGTCTGAATCGTCAGTTTCTTGCAATTCCAAATCTTCTGTAGTAAGCGATGCAATTGGATATTTATATACAGTAGCTTGTCGAGCTTGCCATCCTATTTGAACTCTAGCGCGATCGCCAGTGGATCGGCGTAAAGCTTCCCATTCCCAACCGTACCAACGCTTTTCTGGCTGTGAGAGTTCCCAGTCATCATAGCCCGTTTCTGCGGTTAGTGCCTGCTGCGCTATTAGCTTTGGTGCAACAGGATTTGGCAGTATTTTTTGTTCGGCGTCGTGCTTTGCAGCAGCGCCCGCGATCGCGTCATTTTTTAGAGACGTTGCGGGCAAATTTCCTACATCAATATTCGATTTATTTTTATCAATTTCCTCCACCTTAGAAATACGCTGAATTTGCAACGTATCTCCTAGTCTAATTGCTGTAACTGATACCAAATCTCCTACTTTTGCGCTAATTCCTGGACTTAGAAGGGTAATTTTGAGAGGTTTCTCGCCCAATCTATTTATTTTAAACATAGCGCTGGTGTTGCGCTTGCCTAGTTGCACAACTCTTCCCACAAAATTACATTTATCCTCAACTTCCCTATCGGCGGGATTTGAGTTGCAATTAACGACATTTACCGTCGCTATTTGCCCTGTAGAGTCAGTATTGGGGATGAGATACCACAGCCCTACTTGTCCTGTGGGATATTGTTCGGCGAGTTTAGAAATCCGCAAGCGCGTTTCATCCCGGCACACAAGATACAGCGCTTCGCTGTCTTTTTCAATGAGTCCGGTGACAGTGAACTCAAAAGCCGTTGCTGGATCAAATTCAATAGACGCGGTTGCTGTTGTGCGATCGGGGTTCATGCTGAAAGTTTTTTGCCTTATGGCACAGACTATTTGCCTGTGAAGGAGGAGAGGTGTGTTTTTAGCCTATCAAAAAATTTCTATTGTGGTTTTTTCTACGTGGGTAATTAGTAAAGCTTGAAAGTTTAGGATTATCAAGGCGCAGATAATAGCGATATTTCTCTGTAATTATCTGCGTTTATACAATCTTGGTAATGACAAGATGCTAATCTCGCCACAAGGCAATTCCACCTAATAAGCCACTGACGTTGGGCACGATTTTAACATTAGGTGGTAGGTCTATTGTCACCTTTTTGGTATTGCCACCGCCGATGTAAAGATACTCGCAGTTAAACAGTTTTTGAAGTTGCGCGATCGCTTTTCCTAAACGGCTGTTCCATCTTTTTTGGCCTATTTTGTCCAAGGCGGCGCGTCCGAGTTGTTCTTCATAGGTTTCCCCTTTGCGAAATGGATGGTGTCCGGCTTCCAAATTTGGCACGAGTTTGCCATCCACAAACAAACCGGAACCAAAGCCTGTTCCCAAAGTAATTGTTAACTCAACACCCTTACCTGAAATTGCTCCCAAGCCTTGCATATCTGCATCGTTGATAACTCGCACAGGCTTACCCAATTTTTCAGATAGTGCGGTCGCCAGATCGAAGTCTACCCATTCTGGAGTTAAATTTACTGCGGTTTTTATGACGCCATTAGTCACTACGCCAGGAAACCCAACCGATACGCGGTCAAACTCTCCCGTTCCGGCGGCTAAGGAGGCGATCGCGCCAATCACTGGCTCTGGTAATGCTGGTTGCGGTGTCTCTACGCGGCTTCTTTCGGTCAACGGCTTACCAGCTTCGTCCAAGACCATCACCTTGACGCCACTACCGCCAATGTCAACGGCTAAGGTGTGCATAGATTTCTCTCCTTTAACTATTATGGTATTTGCGCGATCGCTTCCATGAATGAGGGTAAAGCACTGCTCGCCCTACTCCACTTTAAATTACCGAATCGTAACATTCTATATCTGTTGTTACATTCAAAAATGTTATTAATATGGCGGACAAAACAAGACAGTTTATAAAGCCTTTGTTTTATAATAAACGAGTTTTTCTGGTAAATTCATGCCACAACTTATGCTTATTGTAGCAGGTGCAATTCTTTGAGGGACTTTTCTAGAGCCGCAGTTTCCCAATCAACAGCCAACGACCAATGCACGGAAGGCTTTACGGTAACGTCATCAATCGTGTAGACATTTACCATTCCCCACAGTACAACGTTGATATCTATTTGTCTAGTAATTGGTTGCACGTATTTCTTCAAATCGCCAGAATTAAGATTAATCGCGACATCAATGCGATGGTAATTGCCCACGTTTACCATTCCAAACATCTTGATATTAACGTGAGAATCTTCCTGCTGTTGAGCCTCTTGCATAGTTAAGGCTCCTACTTCAACCATTGCTTCTCTGTGCCTGGGGTCAATCAAGTTATGTTTGTATTTTGATAACAACTGCAATAACATTGACTCTGACTGATTTTTCAGAATTAGAGTCAAATCGCGTCCCAGTTTATCTGAGGAAGCGGTATCTGTGAGTAATGCGATCGCTTCATCTTTGAAACGCCCCTCTTCCGCACTGTTATATTTACTTCCCAACCTATTTAATCCAAATTTATCTAAGAGGTTATCAATCTTTAAAATTTGGTTTTGCCCAGCTTGCTTTAACATGGATCTAAGGCTGGCTCGAAATTCACCAATTGGATTAAGCAACCACCAATATCTATGTATAGGAGAAAGTTTGTGCAGTTGATCGCCATTCTCCCAGCGAATTGCAATTTCCTGGCTTGTGAGAGTATAAAAGTCGAACCACCATGCGGAATAAGGAATGTGAATTAGAAGCTTACCTGAAGAAAATCTAAACAGCGACTTAATTTTATAATCAATGTATATTTCAATTTCGTGCAATTGGAAATAAGCTGTTTTCTGCCCTAAAACGCCTATATGAAAATCGCGGATAAAATCAGCAGCGGCGTCAAGTTGTTGGAGAATTTTATGTTTAATTTTATCTAAGGGTATATCCTTACCTAATTTTAAGGATATTTTGTAAATTTCTTCGAGCCGGGTACTTTCTTGGGGGGCGACTTGTCTCCGCTTTAAAGCTTCGTCTACTTGCTGTTGCTGCAAGTTGAGTAGTTGAGCAGCATATCCATCGAAGAACTGTCGCAGCTTATCCGAAGATTGGGTTGGAGGTTGTATAAATGCGTTCATAGCAGCGAATTTAGTAGAGATTAAATTATACTTTTCCTGAGACACGATCGATTATCCGGAGAAATTTGCTGGTTGGAAGAGATGCGATAAATCGGCGTCTCTACAAGAGGCGGATTTCTCGTTTTCTCGTTCCCAGGTAGAACCTGGGAATGCTACGTTTGAGGCTCT
This portion of the Microcoleus sp. FACHB-831 genome encodes:
- a CDS encoding vancomycin high temperature exclusion protein, with product MSAATSRDRYTNPENVPTERVAIVFGAGILPDGRPTPMLADRVQGAVDLYNQGRVSKLLMTGDNSRIDYNEVAVMQKYASDRGVPVQDITLDYAGFSTYESCYRAKEIFGVGQAVLITQKFHLPRAVYTCNQLGVNSVGLGTPDWEWYGEEVMRKYTMREMLATVKALWEVKIARPKPTFLGPFEGIL
- a CDS encoding ROK family protein, which codes for MHTLAVDIGGSGVKVMVLDEAGKPLTERSRVETPQPALPEPVIGAIASLAAGTGEFDRVSVGFPGVVTNGVIKTAVNLTPEWVDFDLATALSEKLGKPVRVINDADMQGLGAISGKGVELTITLGTGFGSGLFVDGKLVPNLEAGHHPFRKGETYEEQLGRAALDKIGQKRWNSRLGKAIAQLQKLFNCEYLYIGGGNTKKVTIDLPPNVKIVPNVSGLLGGIALWRD
- a CDS encoding MBL fold metallo-hydrolase, giving the protein MNPDRTTATASIEFDPATAFEFTVTGLIEKDSEALYLVCRDETRLRISKLAEQYPTGQVGLWYLIPNTDSTGQIATVNVVNCNSNPADREVEDKCNFVGRVVQLGKRNTSAMFKINRLGEKPLKITLLSPGISAKVGDLVSVTAIRLGDTLQIQRISKVEEIDKNKSNIDVGNLPATSLKNDAIAGAAAKHDAEQKILPNPVAPKLIAQQALTAETGYDDWELSQPEKRWYGWEWEALRRSTGDRARVQIGWQARQATVYKYPIASLTTEDLELQETDDSDNNATSQIQNTRLIVKPLGAARGIGASCFQILIGPYEIVLDCGTRPKGYDPLPALDHLNRPNLLLISHAHQDHLGAVPVFHSRYPHVRMICTPGTREIAHVMLQDCLKVQQRNEDSPELFDEDDLSSTLFRLETQPVGKDFEPLPGLQVRFINAGHIVGAACIYLRYGERSLLYTGDYNTASSRTTEGLRLADLPEADMLITESTYGSDTHPARKNQETALMNAIAEVIGKGGNVLIPAFALGRAQEILLAIRTSAIFHKLKIPVFVDGLVRAVTDVFSDNLELLPSSVRNFVQQSDREPFFDEKSTTPVTPIGSPRERPLAMAKPSVIIASSGMLTGGPSVYYASALLGRENAAIFISGYTDEESPGRLLQNLKTGDTVELDGKEISVRAQVRRFNLSAHADKVGLTQVIHRVNPKHLILIHGSTDALHELARSGDLQKKYYVHIPSVGEAIDFGNVPEHISKTRVAEISLPAEFEVGIEAEVEGAWLRIPAEVVESDPRWELLASNGILRAKWDGFHLKLSPFSQKYIAIEEAIASGADCCAACEYFVYGKCQGEESPLYELKVDPHGLCPEFERKEIYANTQKISELISDFPDEDIYLLE